Proteins encoded within one genomic window of Carassius gibelio isolate Cgi1373 ecotype wild population from Czech Republic chromosome A4, carGib1.2-hapl.c, whole genome shotgun sequence:
- the LOC127967866 gene encoding uncharacterized protein LOC127967866: MASPVGLTFLLLVSPAVLISTAISPASAGQNQLQKRSPEDLKKIKEGFTALGKFALSRIDTITSVVCPFLEIIEVYGPLISGLVKFTAAEIKGYSDMDLLMGEFEKLNAKLDQYHAEQKWNSWASGVYHKPELDIDVAWKTYTTLLKSLREAKDDEEMERLKKEFEKAYKKYESATKTLHSLLIKKGVSFTHPLGDLLAEHVNCHEKNIREYTVLIYKLIYKANTMNEFYYKLKNTESDAKAEEMAKIAYDAASVMFQVHMQCIKKSMDYVKKDITKLIDQKKARSELAKEVWSFLVKAYDRYDWMVVAFISKKSQHQKVKFLNSHVLSGFTPVEEGIVTVAVARQVKGTHDKAALVKQAIGRCINEDVLCYKVAKKLTECNELVEGKPVSQTYTAVHAYLRDAHDSQDAQKEQEEDYDANAAPEESPDKYIYRGKCKKFPLLKGKFVVLIKSDEEIMTKDPCSKLDCGEKEKRGSCVGMKDMFLAVCECNKPYYGQNCEESLDDYKKNLMAKTAVLDRKHRLVGSG; encoded by the coding sequence ATGGCGTCTCCTGTTGGCCTCACATTCCTGCTGTTGGTGTCGCCTGCCGTCCTCATCTCCACAGCGATCAGCCCTGCGTCTGCCGGACAGAACCAGCTGCAGAAAAGGTCTCCAGAGGACTTAAAGAAAATCAAAGAAGGGTTTACTGCACTGGGCAAGTTTGCTCTTAGCAGAATCGACACTATTACTTCAGTAGTCTGCCCTTTTCTGGAAATCATTGAAGTTTATGGGCCACTGATAAGTGGCCTTGTCAAATTTACAGCAGCAGAAATAAAAGGATACAGTGATATGGACCTTCTCATGGGTGAATTTGAAAAACTTAATGCTAAGCTTGACCAATATCATGCAGAGCAGAAGTGGAACAGCTGGGCAAGTGGTGTCTACCACAAGCCAGAGCTGGATATTGACGTAGCGTGGAAAACTTACACAACTCTGTTGAAGAGTCTTAGGGAGGCCAAAGATGATGAAGAAATGGAGAGACTTAAGAAGGAATTTGAGAAAGCCTATAAAAAGTATGAGTCTGCCACTAAGACATTACACAGTTTGCTGATTAAGAAAGGAGTGAGCTTCACACATCCTCTCGGAGATTTACTGGCTGAACATGTTAACTGTCATGAAAAGAATATCAGAGAATACACCGTGTTGATTTATAAACTCATCTACAAAGCCAATACGATGAATGAATTCTACTACAAACTCAAGAACACAGAGTCTGATGCTAAGGCTGAGGAGATGGCTAAAATTGCATATGACGCAGCGTCAGTGATGTTCCAAGTCCACATGCagtgcattaaaaaaagcatGGACTACGTTAAAAAGGATATTACAAAACTCATTGACCAAAAGAAAGCTCGTTCAGAACTAGCAAAAGAAGTCTGGTCATTCCTGGTGAAGGCGTATGACAGGTACGACTGGATGGTTGTTGCCTTCATAAGCAAGAAATCTCAACATCAAAAAGTTAAGTTTCTGAACAGTCACGTCTTGTCAGGATTTACTCCGGTGGAAGAAGGCATCGTTACTGTGGCTGTAGCCAGACAGGTGAAAGGGACTCATGATAAGGCAGCTTTAGTCAAACAAGCCATTGGTAGATGTATTAACGAGGATGTCCTGTGTTACAAAGTAGCAAAGAAACTCACTGAATGTAATGAACTTGTGGAAGGTAAGCCAGTATCTCAGACTTACACAGCAGTGCACGCCTATTTAAGAGACGCTCACGACAGCCAGGATGCACAGAAAGAACAAGAGGAAGACTATGATGCCAACGCTGCTCCCGAAGAAAGTCCAGATAAGTACATTTATAGAGGGAAGTGTAAGAAGTTTCCACTTCTGAAAGGAAAGTTTGTAGTTTTGATTAAAAGTGATGAAGAAATCATGACAAAAGATCCCTGCTCCAAGCTGGACTGTGgtgagaaagaaaagagaggcAGCTGTGTTGGTATGAAAGACATGTTCCTGGCTGTGT